The DNA sequence TGGATTGGATGATTTGGGCAACGCAAGTAATAGAAAATTAACAACGCAAATATACATTGAGAACTAAATAGCTGAACAAATTATGTACCTTCAATAAATAGTTGTGGTTCTTGAaagtgaagaagaacaagaccAGACAGCAATATGAAGCATTTGATTACGAAGATAAAATCTGCAGGATGCCAAAATGAGAATTTAAACGtaaaatttatttgtaaattaaaaactgaaggaagaagaagaataaatgaAAAAAGAGGCACATCAAGAAAAGAGGGCATACCACTGCGTGGTTGAACGCTAATCCAAAATGACTGCAGGTGGGAAACCATACCTGCCACTGAAGATGCAGATGAGCATCGAAAACAGACAGCTCGCAAAAGGGTTATAAACAATATGTTTATACTAATCCAACTTCTTCATGACCTATTTAATAGTTGTCTTGAAAGACAACACACAAAGACAACCTGCCGGATTCATAGCGTGCTTGGATTCAAAGACCAGGAGCCGAGTAATCAAATCATTAAACGGCGACAAAGGTGGAAAGTTGGTGAGCATAAACACCCAATTCTTACCGCCAAAAGGCCTCATCCCTAGTCAGATATATACGTACACATTTTGCCATAATATATCTCCTTCtagttttaagaaaaatattttgctGATCATGTTCACATACATAGGTGTTTCTGAGATACAGAAATAGATTACAATTGTGTTACTTATATACATCCTTTCCTACTCACATATAACTATATTCTTCTAACTAACTTGCCACCTGTCATAATACTCTCAACTAATTATTACAGCCATGCACAGCACACATTACCTATTTCTAGGGTTTATTACAAACTGAATCTTTATTACTACAGTCCTTAACAACACGCATCTAGACATAGCTCAAAGAAATAATAATCAAGCATAACACTATTTTGCTGATCATCTTCACATACATAGGTGTTTACTTAAAGATCTCCATCACCCAAATGCCGAAGACAAAACATTCAAATTTAATGCCACTAAATCCAGCACCAGTTGCCAAAGTCATGAACTCTTCTCGGCTCCGCTCCTTTCCTCCCCTGTTTTGACTCAGCATAATCACATCAAGTAGGGAGGTGCTCTTCACGGCGGTGCTAGTCTCTGGCTTCACTGGAAGAAGTGCTTCCACGATAATCACTTTTCCATCATCTGGAATAGCGTTGTAAAAATTTTCCAACAGCTTTAGGCAGTGTTGGTCACTCCAATTGTGAAGTATCCACTACAAGTTTATCATAAGATACATTGTAACCATTGTTCGTATGACCTCAAACGGAAgaggaaaacaaaattaatgctcgggaaaatgaaaaataacctTCAACAAAATGACATCCCCAGATGGAACACTTGCAAACATGTCTCCTCCAACATGTTCCACCCctgcaaaaataaattaattccTATTTTAAGTTGCATGGCTTGTgcatgataaataaaataagaagaaaaataattccCGCATGTCGTTTGCTTCTTTTGTATATCTTTGAATGTTTATGTCTTTAGATTCTCTGTATGATCTATTCAACCTAAAGCTAAAACATAAGTGTGTAGGGAATTAAAAATGGTGAGTGTGTGAACATCATGTTCCAACTAACTATTACGAATCAAATTAACTAAAGTGATCTTTACCAGGATATGAAGCGGCATGTTTTATGACATGAGGCAAGTCATAATTGATACCCTTAATATGGGGATGCTTAGAAGTGATTAGACTAATAGTGACTCCCAAACCACCACCAACATCAACAAGTTGGGTAATTTTCTCAAAACCCTTGTAGAGATGAAGAATCTTCTTGGTGACAATAGTGGTGTGGTTAAACATTGCTGTGTTGAAAACTTGATTAAACCTGGGGTCTAAACCTAGGTACTCATAAGAGTGCTTGCCGTGGACCCTGTTAAATGAAATTCCTCCTTCAACAACTGCATCTTTCAGTTGGGACCTATCAATGTCAATGTGTATCACCCAAGTTAGAgttaaaaagataaattactttttttttttttttttgaaacaagaTAATTACCATTAATTAGgctaattagaaaataaaagctAGAGAGACCAATTTCTTTTCTACAATGATTGATGTGGCCATTTCTAATTTGTTGTGAATAAATAAATTGTAAGTGATTCCAGaatgaaacaaatgaaaaattgCCAAGTGAGTTTATAGTGATTCAtgcataataaattattttcaagttatattggtttcttttttgtaataatttgaaaaaattggagCAATTTTGGCACAATTTGAGCTTTGGCTCCTGAACAAAAAATTTTTGAGTATTGCTTTCTGAACTTACCATAATGTGAAGCAATAGTCCTTTTGAATAACATTCTTGGTAATTTTCTTTTAGAATAAAAGGTTTAAAGCGGCCAAAAAGGGACGAAGTTCAAATGGAgttattcaaaaaaattattgttttcCATTGTAACAAGTATATAGACAGATATTTAGAGATATTTAATTTAAAGACCAAGGTTCCAATTGAACTAAAATTCAGAACTATTGCCCTAATTATCTCTAATAATTctaccaaaacaaaatatagatgaataaaaagagaaaagggtTAAGACAATGGTTAATTAGTAGGGGTTAGAGAGTAGTACTAAACAGACCAGGAGTCTAGGACGACCTTGTCTTGCACCAATGCCATCATGGGACCTAAAGAAACACCATCTTCATTAGTCACAAAGTAGTTGGACACAGGACCAAGGCCGTAGAGCCTCTGAGAATCAGACCCATCTTCTTCATTAGCAACGACAGAGCAGCTGAGAATAGAGTGACTGGCTAGGAGCCTTAGAATACGATCCAACATCATCGGTGCCTCAGAATTCCTGGTGCCGCTGTCGATATGGGCTGCAATCTCTGATGAAGACAGCTTGGCACCAGGACCGGCTTTCGCTATGATGTCGAAAACGCCTAGCTCGATTGCTGATTGCATAGACATGGACAGCACAGAAGAAAACACCAGCTGCATGGCACAGCCGAAGTTTTCCTCTTC is a window from the Pyrus communis chromosome 16, drPyrComm1.1, whole genome shotgun sequence genome containing:
- the LOC137720307 gene encoding cathecol O-methyltransferase 1-like, whose protein sequence is MALQLEEEENFGCAMQLVFSSVLSMSMQSAIELGVFDIIAKAGPGAKLSSSEIAAHIDSGTRNSEAPMMLDRILRLLASHSILSCSVVANEEDGSDSQRLYGLGPVSNYFVTNEDGVSLGPMMALVQDKVVLDSWSQLKDAVVEGGISFNRVHGKHSYEYLGLDPRFNQVFNTAMFNHTTIVTKKILHLYKGFEKITQLVDVGGGLGVTISLITSKHPHIKGINYDLPHVIKHAASYPGVEHVGGDMFASVPSGDVILLKWILHNWSDQHCLKLLENFYNAIPDDGKVIIVEALLPVKPETSTAVKSTSLLDVIMLSQNRGGKERSREEFMTLATGAGFSGIKFECFVFGIWVMEIFK